The following DNA comes from Raphanus sativus cultivar WK10039 unplaced genomic scaffold, ASM80110v3 Scaffold1871, whole genome shotgun sequence.
aaatcacATCTCGACTTACGATTATTTTCTTCGTATCAGGGTTGTAAAGCCGATAAGCTTTGGTTCCTGGTTCAATACCGAGATGTACCAAAGCTAGTGATCTGTCGTCAAGCTTTCTTAGTTGACCAGAGTCTATCTTCGCATGTGCcacacaaccaaacactctTATATGAGACACACTCGGTTTCTTGCCTCGTATACACTCATAGGgagtttgattttttaaagCCCTTGTGGGGACTCTATTGATCAAATAGGTGGCATGACGAACTGCCTCTCCCCATAAGTAGTTAGGCATATTCATAGCCTTTAACATACTGCGAGTCATCTCCATAAGTGTACGGTTTCTTCGTTCCACCACTCCGTTCTGTTGCGGTGTGTACGGAGCAGTCAAGTGACGTCTTATGCCGTTGGTATTGCAGAATTCTTGAAACTGATGTGAGGTAAACTCACCTCCTCTGTCGGTACGCAATGTTACTATCTCTTTCTCAAAATCCTTCTCCACAAGGTTCTTAAAAGTCTTGAATTTATCAAATGcttcacttttttcttttagtaaAATAGACCACATGTACCTTGTGCAGTCGTCAATGATGACAAAGATATATCTGTTCTGAGAGAGAGTAGCTGGTGATATAGGTCCACACAAATCGGCGTGTAACAGCTCCAAAGCACGAGAGGCTCTAAACGATGTTGCTTTTGGGAAGGGATGTCGGGTCTGTTTTCCTACTAAACAAGAGTCGCAGATTTGCTTTACTTCATTAATCTCCGGTAGACCATTAACCATTCCATGAGTCGCCATCGTTTTTATAGTCTTGAAGTTGATATGACCGAGTCTAGCATGCCATTGCCAAGGTTCTTCCTTAATCTTAGCTAAAAGACACGCTGCTTGGCCAACTTGAAGCTTTATCTTGTAAAGCCTGTTAGAAGTTCTTTTCACTTTAGCTAGTAATCTTCCGTTTGGATCTCTTAAGGTCAGGTAGCTGTCCTTCATTCTTATATCACAGCCTTGCTCAGTTGCTTGGCCTAAACTCAAGATATTACTCCTTAGATTAGGTATATAGTAGATATCAGTTAAGAGTTTCTGTTCACCATTCTTTGCTTCAAACAGAATTGAGCCCTTTCCATTGATATCCACATAGGATCCATCTCCGAACTTCACTTTGCCTTTGATGTTCTCGTTAAGCTCTGAGAAATAAGACCTTTGTCCTGTCATATGATTACTAGCCCCGTTGTCTAAATACCatacttcatcttctttcttatcATCTTCAAACACCTTAGGTAATATTTTATCTTCATTAAGGTACACAAGCTCGTGTAGATACAGAGCCGCCTCTGCTATCTCTGTCTCAGCTTTGTTTAGTTCCTGTGTATCCTCTTTCTTTTCAGGGCACACTGATTTAAAGTGTCCCTTTTTCTTGCAGTTGAAGCACACAATCTGAGAGTAGtccttcttttctttgttttcttctccaGAATTGCTTCTTCCGCGTCCTCTGCCACCATtaccacgaccacgaccacgatTCCAGCCTCTTCCTCGTCCTCTTGAATTCTGATTGTACGAGGCTTCTGAACTTGCGAAAAGCAGGTTGTTTTGTTGATCATATGCCGTCTTGCCTTTGACACGTTCTTCGTATGCTTTGAGTCTTCCTGTAATATCTTCAAAGGAAGTTTTATTTAAATCCAGCATCTGTTCTATAGAAGCTGTAATGTGAATGAACTTCATTGGTAGACTATTGAGTAGTTTCTTCACGAGCTTTGGTTGATCAATCTTCTGCCCTAACGAGGCTGATTTTGATGCAAGTTCAGTTAGCTTGCTCGTGAATGCATCAATACTGTCTGAGTCTTCCATGTTTAAGCGATCGAACTCATTCATTAGTGTTAACAATCTTGCTTCTTTTACTCGTTCAACACCTACGTTCTTTGTTTTGATTGAATCCCAGATTTCCTTAGGAGTATCGTCATCTCCAAATTGCATTACCAGAGTTTCAGGTACTGATTGATACAGCAGTACAATCGCCATATTTATCTTGTCTTCATCCTCTGTTCCTGGATCAATCACCTCCCATACCTTATGAAGCTTAAAGAGAGCTTTCATCTTTTTCACCCAGACATTGTAATTTGTCGTTGAAAGCATAGGACAGACCACTGTATTTGGAacgtcttctcttcttcctagtGCAGTCGGAGCCTTAACTTCTGTTAAATCTTTAGTATCTGCCATGATTTccttcttcttgtcttctcaAATACGAATAAcctagtgctctgataccaaatatagtcACCAAGATCAAAACGTATGTATGCAAGCTTGGATTATAAAACTGTTCTTCgttttatatattcttaacTTCTTGAGATATCTCTTACAACTTTGATCTCTTTATATAGGCTCTTATCTTGACCTATTACAACTTGAACTAGGAACATaacttaatcctaatcctattgtTATTCTACTTATCTTAATGAATAACTTATTGTCTAAGTAAGCTCttttgaagcttatccaacataaACAAGATTTATCACTCAGTGTAGTATTTCTTGATGATCCCTTAAAAGGTTTAACGAACGTATATGTGCATTTACCGTCTCGTAACTaagtacaaaaacaaaatatatgaagAGCACCAACAGAGATAGGCAACATCATGTTGCCAACATATTTGGTCCACCTTAGAAGTCtttgattttatatatgcaACGTTAGCTTTAGGCttggttttaataaatgttaacAGATTTATTGATTCTTAGGATTCTTTccttcattttatataattgttttgcTTTTTGTACTTGTTCGTCTTATGCAACAATGAACACTGGCATCTTCGATACGTTTTAATGAAAGAGAAGGTCATTTAGAGGGATCTATTTGGACGTATATATTTGCTGACTAAGTAAAACTGAAACTAACTGTAATCTCAGTAAAGAAGCCAACATGTCACTGGTCTCTGACCATCTACGCATATTTAATTAAAACGTAACTAAAACGATTTTGACTTTCGTGCATCTTCGTGCGTGACAGTATTCAAATCGGCATGTTGATTATCGCTAGTATATTACTAGGAAACATGTGTGCAGGCAAGATCGTATTTGAGCAAAAAAATGGAGCGGTTGAAGTTTCCCAAATGTTTACATAACAAGGTTAAAAGATATgtaaaaaaaagggttaaaagATTATGATTCATCACCAAATATGAAACCTAAGAAAATCCCCTAACCATTGTTATTTACGTTTATAGAAAAGAATACACAGAAATTTATCCGAATATTTATTCACCAACCATCAAGATCAACGTTTCATGTTTATTTTGTCATCTTTTGTTGTCACAATATTATTGTCACAATAATCTcatcttttgttgtttattttgatttggAAGAATTAGAAATATTAGATAGCCACCAGCGTTATGGCTGTCAAGAAGAAAACTGTCGAATCACATATATGAGTGTGTTCATCACATGATACTTTACTATTTGCAGAATATGTATAGtaaatcaatatttaattataagcATTTAATAATAATGGTTCTGAAAAACcatgataaaaaaataacagtTGCCTATTCATTTTTGAGGGTTCTATTAGGACAAAACAACTTCCTTTTTTCCAGCTTACAACAGTTGAAGTGAGCattcttttgtatttattcattaatttaagttttatttgaaAGACAAGAAATTTCATAAAACTATGAGCGCACAAAGCTTTTTCTGAATCCCAAAGGTGGTTTATGTGTACGGTACATGACTGCACAATTTTGTAGAATTAATACAATAATACCATGTGGCATAATACGATCCTTTTGGCTAGATCCAGTCCTTGATCTAAGTAAAACGAGGAAAAAATGCGTAGCTAATATCAATATAACGTAGTTAATGTAATATACGTTATACTATCTTATATAGGGGAAATTCATAAATGATTAACATAACGACATAAAACACTTTTCACGCCGATCCATTTGTATGAGGTTTAATATGACGACCAAGATTTGAGACTGGGTCGAGCACACAAAAGAACCGATCGTTTAAGCCATCACGATGTTATATAATAACTTTAGTTGTAGTAGAACATTTATTTAAGCGTAAGACATtacgatttttaaaaaatatcagacTGGCCCCTGCGACGAAGCAAAGAGAAAAGCTTCGGTTAACTTTCTGTTTTCTGTTTCTGCTCCTTCCTAAAATAGCAGCCTTTTTCTTgaatagtaaataaaatttaatactaataGAATAGATTCAACATTATATACATAAGAGAAACAATGAAATAAGTACTAATAATTGGAGTTGTGAATACAAAAACAATGCCCGTGAAGTGGTGCATGTGAGTGCTAAAAGAGACGTTATAATCAGTGCCCATAACATATAGACCACTCACGAGTCTCTTTCTTTTTATATCTTCATGAAACACATTATTTCTCAACAAACTTTTGTTTCAACTCAACTTTTTTCAAGATTTTGATTATCCACTTGGAATTCTTATATTAATCATcgagtttattttttgttattaatttattttattaatttcagattttaaaatatatcgtTACTTAACTTGGCTTTTTGAAGAACTTCTATGCTCTTGGCCATACTATCTATCTATCTCTAGCATGGTGTTATTGATAATGACTGAAATATTGATTATAAAATCACAGTCCTATGTATTTAGAAAACAGTTATTTTTTCTACATGACCTCTTGAACTTGTACACTGGTAAACTAATTGTGAGAAATATAAGACACTCTCGTCGTGCCAATACGACAGATCCAACACATGCCTACGCTATACACACATGCTTCAATGCTTGTTTCGATCTGATTCTAGATATCCAAATAAACATAAAGATCCTAAAACTGAATATGCACCTCATCTTAAGTATCTCACTTCATGGGGAGTATATACATGTGAGTATGGTGAAGTCTTGGCTATCCATGTGCCCAACCAAATTAGATGAGCTTTTGACCATCAAATACTCTCCAGGTGGCATACACATAGCCCCTGACCAGTATTTACTCCACATACAATTTAGGTGTTGGCCGTTTGGAACTTTTACGCACGGTAAAATAATCTTTGTTTCAGGTATACTTTTGGCATATTTCTACTCATAAACTTCCGCATAATTCACGAGTAGTAACTTTACATCACTGTCaatataatctttattttaaataaatccaATTAAAAGCGTACatctttttgataaattttaccGGCTGATCTAGTCGGATCTGAATAGAAACTATTTAGTGTTACAAAAGCGTATCACATTATTTGATccgaatttaaaatatttttcgaCTAATATCAGAGGATATACTAATCATCTGTTACGACCCATCATATAAATCAACTGGACCAAAGTCCAAATCTAAACTAGccaaataatgataatttagttcATAGATGATATTATTATCGTATACAGGTAACTAATATAAAGTAAGATTAGAAGGGGTTagtagaaatataatatttgtagAGTTGGTTGAttgcaaaattcaaaaaaaattgttaaatttataaagaCTTCTATtgagtttttcatattttaaaaaaatatatgaaaaatctaattttaagaATTTAAAGGAAATGTGCAAgatttttgaagttttgttttatgaataaaattatcTTGAATTCAGTTATAACACCAAAATCTGATGAAAACTTAGAatcattaaaaactaaattttctgaacaataattttttttgcaaattgtTAAACAATCATTAAACCAATAATacaagattttaataaaaatgatagaATCTACCAAccaataacaataaaatttgAGATTTTAGACTTATTCgtttatttagtaatttagGTAAATAAGTTTGTCACTCACAATATAGAAAGAAAAGGACTATTGATTCCATTTTCATTTACAATCTGCAAATAAAATTCCATTTTGAAAACCCGTGAGCCTCTCTACATTATTCTTGGActgtttccttatttaaatcCCCACAAAAACGTTCTCTTTCTTCAATTTAAACCAACAACAACTTCAAAGAAACCAAAGTCTCTCTTACTCTCAACCACCACGAAACACTCTTCGTTTAGacagagaaacaaacaaaaaaatgataatgaGGAAAAGTCTAAGGCTGAGAAGCATTACGATGATGATGCTAATAGCCGCTTTGGTCTGGTCTGTAACCCTAGAGACTTGCATAGCTAGAAGAGGAAGACACTGGAGACATAACAACCGAAGATCCTCTGACTTGTTTGATTCCTTGTCAAGCAAGAAACCGAAAAACCATGGGAACAGTCACCACAGCTCTCACAATAACATCAACAGTCATCACCACAAGtctaaacctaaaccaaagCCAAAGCTGATAACGCCGCCAAAAGCTGACGACAATAACTCTCCGGTGGTTTCACGACTACCAAAAGTCCAACCACCGTCCCTTCCGCCGCTAGATGAATCTCAGGTCTTCAATGTGATGGATTTTGGTGCAAAGGGTGATGGCAAATGCGATGACACTAaggtatataaaaataaataaaaactgaataaaAAGCTCATTTATTTTGTTGTCCGTACAGTTTGCAATCCTAGTGGTAGTATTTGACTCAACTAGAGccttttatatatctttttcatGAGAATTAGAAAAAGACAAGTTACAGTTGAGAGATCACTGAGACAGAACACGAGacagaacaagaaaaaaaaacagagctaaAATGGTTTTTGTGTCTGTAAAGtcactataatttttttcaatattttttctgTCTTAAATGTTAACTTGCGCCAAAAGGAAAAGACAAACGAATATAAAGTGACAAAAGATTACAAATGGGACCACAATTTACAAGCCTTAATAACCATTATTATAATGGTAATCAGCGTAATTAACAGAGTGTTCATAATGTTTTGCAGGCGTTTGAAGCGGCTTGGGCAGCTGCTTGCAAAGTGGAGGCATCGATGATGATCATACCACCTGAATACACTTTCCTTGTCGGTCCAATCTCATTCTCTGGTCCTTATTGTGAACCAAACATTGTGTTTCAGGTGGACTTGAGGatcttttgaaaatataaaaactgtctctctttagttaaaaaaaaaaaagatctaaaaCGTTTTGTGCGGTTGCAGCTTGATGGTACAATTATAGCTCCAACGGATTCAAAGTCATGGGGAAAAGGGTTAATGTGGTGGATTGATTTCACAAAGCTGATAGGAATCAAAGTACAAGGGAAAGGTGTGATTGATGGAAGAGGCTCTGGTTGGTGGCAACAAGATTACCCTTTCATCGATGGTGAAACCAAACTCATCGTCCCCTTGAACAACTCTGTTAATCACCAAAACCCTCCAGAAAGtgagtttgatttgaaaatGCCAAGCATCAAACCAACGGTGAGTAACAAAGACAAAAGAGTTTTGGGATTGTTAAACTGTTGTTTACtgatatgtgtatgtatataggCGCTAAGATTCTATGGGAGTGTTGGTGTGGAAGTGTCTGGTATAACGATCCAAAACAGTCCTCAATGTCACCTCAAATTCGATAACTGCGGAGACGTTTTGGTACATGACATGACCGTTTCTTCACCTGGTGACAGTCCAAACACTGATGGGATTCACCTCCAGAACACTAGAGATGTCCTCATTCACAGCACAACACTCTCTTGCGGTATGAATCTTGAATTCTTGatttcttgatttcttgaaTTCTTGAATTCTTGGCTAATGATGTCTCCTCTCGATGTGTACGTGCAGGAGATGATTGCATCTCGATCCAAACTGGTTGCTCTAACGTATACATACACAACGTGAACTGTGGACCGGGTCATGGTATCAGCATCGGTAGCCTCGGCAAAGACAGCACAAAAGCATGCGTCTCGAACATAACAGTGCGAGACGTGGCCATGCACAACACGATGACAGGGGTCAGGATCAAGACGTGGCAAGGAGGAGTAGGATCAGTGAAAGGGATACTCTTCTCGAACATTCAGCTCAACGAAGTCCAGCTTCCGATAGTGATAGACCAATTCTACTGCGACCATACCACGTGCAAGAACCAGACGTCAGCGGTTGCAGTCGAAGGAGTGACTTACGAGAGGATCAAAGGCACTTATACCGTGAAACCGGTTCATTTCGCCTGCAGTGATGACTTCCCCTGCGTAGATGTGCAGTTGTCTGCAATAGAGCTTAAACCGGTTCAAGAACGGTATCATATGTATGATCCTTTTTGTTGGCAGACGTTTGGTGAGCTCAACACTCCTACTCTTCCTCCTATTGATTGTTTGCAGATTGGGAAGCCAGCAAGAAACAGAGTTCAGTCTGATCATGAAGCTTGTTgaaatgtatatttttcttaagCCTAGAAGAAGCCTACTAGTATGCTTCATACAAATCATAAAGATAATAATACTTAAAAACATTTGATAATTCATAATAATCCCAAAAGATGAAACTAATCATCAACATTGtgataaaagtatttaaaaacaCATTAAACATTAGGTAGAGAGAAACAGTCACAAACACCTAAAGTGATCAAAAACTTGTCTTTATGGATAAGAAGAATAAGAAAGCAACAAAGACAGTTAACATCAGTCAGTCATGATCTCCTCAACGACCTTTCCAGTGACAAGAAGTTGAAACTCGGTTGGTTTGATGAGCTTGAAGGCGCAAATGTCGCCAACTGATAAAGGGTACTCTCTTGCCAATGTCGCCCATCCACTTGAGAAGGTTGCCTTTCTCTTCCTCACCAAGCAAAGCACCTCCCATGAACAGTTCCCGTCCAAGTGATGAATGGTGACCCTCTTAGACTGATTCGAGATATGTTCCTCAGCAAAATATCTTGGGATTGgctgaaaaaaaacaaaaaatcaatcaacatcacagagactgtgtggataatatatatatatatatatttggttttagATCTTACCAGGAGGAACTTGAGGTATGATGCC
Coding sequences within:
- the LOC130504894 gene encoding polygalacturonase At1g48100-like, encoding MIMRKSLRLRSITMMMLIAALVWSVTLETCIARRGRHWRHNNRRSSDLFDSLSSKKPKNHGNSHHSSHNNINSHHHKSKPKPKPKLITPPKADDNNSPVVSRLPKVQPPSLPPLDESQVFNVMDFGAKGDGKCDDTKAFEAAWAAACKVEASMMIIPPEYTFLVGPISFSGPYCEPNIVFQLDGTIIAPTDSKSWGKGLMWWIDFTKLIGIKVQGKGVIDGRGSGWWQQDYPFIDGETKLIVPLNNSVNHQNPPESEFDLKMPSIKPTALRFYGSVGVEVSGITIQNSPQCHLKFDNCGDVLVHDMTVSSPGDSPNTDGIHLQNTRDVLIHSTTLSCGDDCISIQTGCSNVYIHNVNCGPGHGISIGSLGKDSTKACVSNITVRDVAMHNTMTGVRIKTWQGGVGSVKGILFSNIQLNEVQLPIVIDQFYCDHTTCKNQTSAVAVEGVTYERIKGTYTVKPVHFACSDDFPCVDVQLSAIELKPVQERYHMYDPFCWQTFGELNTPTLPPIDCLQIGKPARNRVQSDHEAC